A stretch of Arachis hypogaea cultivar Tifrunner chromosome 15, arahy.Tifrunner.gnm2.J5K5, whole genome shotgun sequence DNA encodes these proteins:
- the LOC112751973 gene encoding protein GIGANTEA isoform X2, producing MNEYSEQWALACGEILRILTHYNRPIYKTERIGASRSHGSTSDSVGKETGHNTLSQQERKPIRPLSPWITDILLAAPLGIRSDYFRWCSGVMGKYAAGGELKPPTSASSRGSGKHPQLMPSTPRWAVANGAGVILSVCDDEVARYETATLTAVAVPALLLPPPTTALDEHLVAGLPALEPYARLFHRYYAIATPSATQRLLLGLLEAPPSWAPDALDAAVQLVELLRAAEDFASGIRLPRNWMHFHFLRAIGTAMSMRAGVAADAAAALLFRILSQPALLFPPLRQVDGVEVQHEPMGGYISSYRKQIEALAAEATVDATAQGIASMLCAHGPEVEWRICTIWEAAYGLIPLNSSAVDLPEIVVASPLQPPILSWNLYIPLLKVLEYLPRGSPSEACLMKIFVATVEAILQRTFPMESTGEQNRKSRYHFGVGSASKNLAVAELRTMVHSLFLESCASVDLSSRLLFVVLTVCVSHEAQFNGSKKPRGEDNYSAEEIIEDLQAISESQKETKNRRKKKQGPVAAFDSYVLAAVCALACELQLFPLVPRGADNSVVNNVQDIAKPAKMQGSSDEFQTGIDSAIRHTHRILAILEALFSLKPSSVGTPWSYSSNEIVAAAMVAAHISELFRRSKACMHALSVLMRCKWDHEIHSRASSLYNLIDIHSKAVASIVNKAEPLGATLVHIPNCKDSLDIKRQNHCETSSSFDPRRTSISSSMDSAPSELRQKSENTSYQKESSGSTLGKGVASLPLDASDLANFLTTDRHIGFSCSTQIFLRSMLAEEQQFCFSVVSLLWHKLIASPETQPCAESTSAQQGWRQVVDALCNVVSASPTKAATAIVLQAERELQPWIAKDDDQGQKMWRVNQRIVKLIVELMRNHDSIESLVIVASASDLLLRATDGMLVDGEDCTLPQLKLLEATARALQPVLELGDTGLVVADGLSNLLKCRLPSTIRCLSNPSAHVRALSTSVLRDILHNGSVRSTANPPRKNGIHNQYFNLDVIDWHADIEKCLKWEAQSRISHGLSIEFLDLAAKELGCTISI from the exons ATG AACGAATACTCAGAACAATGGGCTCTGGCATGTGGTGAAATTTTGCGTATCTTAACTCATTATAATCGCCCCATATACAAAACGGAAAGAATTGGTGCTAGCAGGAGCCATGGATCAACTAGTGATTCTGTTGGAAAGGAAACTGGTCATAATACATTGTCACAGCAAGAGAGGAAACCTATAAGGCCCTTGTCCCCTTGGATAACTGATATATTGCTGGCTGCGCCTTTAGGTATTAGAAGCGACTATTTCCGATG GTGCAGTGGTGTAATGGGGAAATATGCTGCCGGAGGTGAACTCAAGCCGCCTACAAGTG CTTCTTCCCGTGGTTCCGGGAAGCATCCTCAGCTCATGCCTTCGACTCCGAGATGGGCGGTTGCCAATGGTGCCGGTGTTATATTAAGTGTTTGTGATGATGAAGTTGCTCGCTATGAGACTGCTACTTTAACTGCTGTTGCTGTCCCTGCACTTCTACTTCCTCCACCTACTACAGCTTTGGATGAGCATCTTGTTGCTGGATTACCGGCACTAGAACCATATGCACGATTATTTCATAG ATATTATGCCATTGCCACTCCAAGTGCCACGCAAAGGCTTCTTCTTGGGCTCCTAGAAGCACCGCCGTCATGGGCTCCAGATGCACTAGATGCGGCTGTTCAACTTGTAGAGCTTCTTCGAGCTGCTGAAGATTTTGCTTCTGGAATAAGG CTTCCAAGGAATTGGATGCATTTTCATTTCTTGCGCGCCATAGGGACTGCAATGTCCATGAGAGCTGGTGTAGCTGCTGATGCTGCTGCGGCTTTGCTTTTCCGTATACTTTCACAGCCTGCATTACTTTTTCCGCCACTTCGGCAAGTTGACGGCGTGGAAGTTCAGCATGAACCGATGGGCGGATATATTTCTTCCTACAGAAAGCAG ATTGAAGCTCTTGCAGCTGAAGCTACAGTTGATGCTACGGCCCAAGGCATTGCATCAATGCTTTGTGCCCATGGTCCAGAGGTTGAATGGAGAATTTGCACCATTTGGGAAGCAGCTTATGGCCTTATTCCCTTGAATTCTTCGGCAGTTGATCTTCCAGAGATTGTGGTTGCATCCCCACTGCAACCTCCGATACTCTCATGGAATTTGTACATACCTCTACTTAAGGTTCTGGAGTATCTTCCCCGTGGAAGCCCTTCCGAAGCATGTCTCATGAAAATATTTGTTGCTACAGTTGAAGCTATTCTTCAGAGGACATTTCCAATGGAGTCCACTGGTGAACAAAACAGAAAAAGTAGGTACCATTTTGGTGTGGGGTCTGCCTCCAAGAACCTTGCAGTGGCTGAACTAAGGACTATGGTTCATTCGCTTTTCTTGGAATCATGCGCGTCGGTAGACCTTTCTTCGCGCCTATTATTTGTTGTGTTAACAGTTTGTGTTAGTCATGAAGCTCAATTCAATGGTAGCAAGAAGCCAAGAGGTGAAGATAATTATTCAGCTGAGGAAATCATTGAGGATTTACAAGCAATATCTGAAAGtcagaaagaaacaaagaataggAGAAAGAAGAAGCAAGGTCCGGTGGCGGCTTTTGATTCTTATGTTCTGGCTGCAGTTTGTGCTCTTGCCTGTGAGCTTCAGTTGTTCCCCTTGGTTCCACGTGGGGCCGACAATTCGGTTGTAAATAATGTGCAAGATATAGCCAAGCCGGCGAAAATGCAGGGATCTTCTGATGAGTTTCAGACCGGCATAGATTCGGCCATACGGCATACTCACAGAATTTTAGCAATTCTAGAGGCCTTATTTTCATTGAAGCCATCTTCTGTTGGCACCCCTTGGAGTTACAGCTCCAATGAAATAGTTGCGGCGGCAATGGTTGCTGCACATATTTCTGAGCTATTTAGAAGGTCAAAAGCCTGCATGCATGCTCTTTCCGTTTTGATGCGTTGCAAATGGGACCATGAAATTCACTCCCGGGCATCATCATTGTATAATCTCATAGATATTCACAGCAAAGCCGTCGCGTCGATAGTTAACAAGGCAGAGCCATTGGGAGCAACCTTAGTTCATATTCCTAATTGTAAAGATTCACTTGATATTAAGAGGCAAAATCATTGCGAAACTAGTAGCTCCTTTGATCCGCGGAGGACATctatatcctcttcaatggatTCAGCTCCTTCAGAACTTCGACAAAAATCCGAGAATACATCATATCAAAAAGAATCATCAGGATCTACCTTGGGAAAAGGTGTTGCAAGTTTGCCATTAGATGCTTCTGACCTTGCCAACTTTCTTACAACGGACAGGCATATAGGATTCAGTTGCAGTACACAAATTTTTCTGAGATCCATGTTGGCAGAGGAACAACAATTTTGTTTCTCTGTGGTGTCACTACTATGGCACAAGTTGATTGCATCTCCCGAGACTCAACCTTGCGCCGAAAGCACTTCTGCTCAACAGGGGTGGAGACAG GTGGTTGATGCATTATGTAATGTTGTATCGGCATCTCCAACGAAAGCGGCTACAGCAATAGTTCTTCAG GCGGAGAGGGAATTGCAGCCGTGGATTGCGAAAGATGATGATCAAGGTCAGAAGATGTGGAGAGTTAATCAGCGAATTGTAAAGTTGATAGTGGAACTCATGAGGAACCATGACAGCATAGAATCCTTGGTGATTGTGGCGAGTGCATCGGATTTACTGCTACGAGCCACAGATGGGATGCTGGTAGATGGAGAAGATTGCACATTACCACAATTGAAG CTATTGGAAGCAACAGCTAGAGCATTGCAGCCAGTGCTCGAGTTAGGAGACACCGGATTGGTGGTGGCTGATGGCCTTTCAAACCTGTTAAAG TGTCGCTTACCGTCTACAATCAGATGCCTGTCTAATCCAAGTGCACATGTCCGCGCTTTGAGCACGTCGGTTCTTCGCGACATCTTGCACAACGGCTCAGTCAGATCAACTGCTAACCCTCCAAGGAAAAATGGCATCCACAATCAGTACTTCAACTTAGATGTCATTGACTGGCATGCTGACATAGAAAAATGCTTGAAATGGGAAGCTCAGAGTCGAATTTCACATGGATTGTCTATTGAGTTCCTTGATCTTGCTGCAAAAGAACTTGGATGTACCATTTCCATATGA
- the LOC112751971 gene encoding light-harvesting complex-like protein OHP2, chloroplastic has product MSVTTTIPSIKISTCSSSPCCSSTTTSSHSLRYKPYYNVFTIRNSQAEGPLRRPVAPPVREEPSSGGSPPQPLKPSPPSPNKPASSYVVVDDKNVVTLEFQRQKAKELQEYFKQKKLDEADQGPAFGFIGKNEINNGRWAMFGFAVGLLTEYATGSDFVDQVKILLSNFGILDLE; this is encoded by the exons atGTCTGTGACAACCACAATTCCAAGCATCAAAATCTCCACATGTTCCTCCTCTCCATGTTGCAGTTCTACAACAACTTCATCACATTCTTTGAGGTATAAGCCTTATTATAATGTTTTTACCATAAGGAATTCTCAGGCTGAAGGTCCTCTAAGAAGACCAGTGGCTCCACCTGTGAGAGAAGAACCTTCTAGTGGTGGTTCTCCGCCGCAGCCCTTGAAGCCATCACCTCCTTCCCCAAATAAACCGGCTTCTTCTTATGTCGTTGTTGATGATAAGAATGTTGTTACATTAGAGTTTCAGAGGCAAAAGGCTAAGGAGTTGCAGGAATATTTCAAACAGAAGAAGCTTGATGAAGCAGACCAGGGTCCTGCTTTTGGCTTCATTGGCAAGAATGAGATCAACAATGGAAG ATGGGCAATGTTTGGTTTTGCTGTAGGGTTGCTAACAGAGTATGCAACAGGATCAGACTTTGTTGATCAAGTAAAGATCCTACTCTCGAATTTTGGGATACTGGATTTGGAATGA
- the LOC112751970 gene encoding uncharacterized protein — MLLAVEGGGFFSSSASGYSKGLSLLLLGQRSDDKSRTVLPWNQYQLVDQESEPELQLASKKNRLSRGCASFVCFGRASAGLDTPSHLKVGPAQQHNVSPGPLVPDDGTDPSANVDNDNRKVALKSSLRRPQNHKPDPLETANEHEALGGKGSDAPDQTEGRKVQWTDVCGSELVEIREFEPSEVDGSIDEYDDGNERTCSCAIM, encoded by the exons ATGTTATTGGCAGTAGAAGGAGGAGgattcttctcttcttcagctTCGGGGTATAGTAAGGGCCTGAGCCTTCTCCTCTTGGGCCAGAGGAGTGATGATAAATCTAGGACAGTTTTGCCGTGGAACCAGTATCAGTTGGTAGACCAAGAATCTGAACCTGAGCTCCAGCTGGCTTCCAAAAAGAACCGCCTCTCCCGCGGTTGCGCTTCCTTTGTTTGCTTTGGTCGCGCTTCCGCAGGACTTGACACTCCATCTCATCTTAAAGTTGGCCCTGCCCAACAACATAATGTGTCACCAGGGCCACTGGTTCCTGACGATGGCACAGATCCTTCTGCTAATGTAGATAATGACAATAGAAAGGTTGCACTTAAAAGTAGCTTACGAAGGCCACAGAATCATAAACCAGATCCTCTTGAGACTGCTAATGAACATGAGGCATTAGGTGGAAAGGGGAGTGATGCTCCTGATCAAACAGAGGGAAGGAAAGTGCAGTGGACAGATGTTTGTGGCAGTGAGCTTGTCGAAATACGGGAATTTGAGCCCAG TGAAGTGGATGGATcaattgatgaatatgatgatgggAATGAAAGAACTTGTTCCTGTGCTATCATGTAA
- the LOC112751974 gene encoding UDP-rhamnose/UDP-galactose transporter 6: MAPTSKAEKKAAADAAAWMFNVVTSVGVIIVNKALMATYGFSFATTLTGLHFVTTTLMTLILRIMGYVQPSHLPLPELLKFVLFANFSIVGMNVSLMWNSVGFYQIAKLSMIPVSCLLEVVFDKIRYSRHTKLSICVVLLGVGVCTVTDVSVNTKGFIAAFIAVWSTSLQQYYVHFLQRKYSLSSFNLLGHTAPAQAASLLLIGPILDYWLTSQRVDKYDYNTTSLMFIILSCTIAVGTNLSQFICIGRFTAVSFQVLGHMKTILVLIMGFFFFGKEGLNLQVVLGMIIAVVGMIWYGNASSKPGGKERRSHSLPTSKTETR, encoded by the exons ATGGCTCCAACTAGCAAGGCTGAAAAAAAGGCTGCAGCAGATGCAGCTGCATGGATGTTCAATGTTGTCACTTCTGTTGGAGTTATCATTGTAAACAAAGCTTTGATGGCCACTTACGGATTCAGTTTTG CTACTACGTTAACAGGTCTGCACTTTGTTACTACAACTTTGATGACGCTCATACTAAGGATAATGGGATATGTCCAGCCCTCTCATTTACCCTTGCCAGAGCTTCTGAAATTTGTTCTATTTGCTAACTTCTCTATTGTCGGAATGAACGTTAGTTTAATGTGGAACTCGGTTGGATTCTATCAA ATTGCTAAGTTGAGTATGATCCCTGTATCCTGCCTATTGGAAGTTGTTTTTGACAAGATTCGGTATTCAAGACACACGAAACTGAGCATATGTGTTGTTCTTTTGGGAGTTGGTGTTTGCACTGTGACTGATGTGAGTGTGAACACAAAAGGATTCATTGCTGCCTTTATAGCAGTGTGGAGCACTTCTTTGCAACAATAT TATGTTCATTTTCTTCAACGGAAGTATTCGTTAAGTTCTTTCAACCTATTGGGACACACAGCACCTGCACAGGCTGCATCGCTACTGTTAATAGGACCTATACTAGATTATTGGTTAACAAGCCAACGAGTCGATAAATATGACTACAACACTACTTCTTTG ATGTTCATAATTTTGTCATGCACTATTGCTGTTGGTACCAATCTCAGCCAATTCATCTGCATTGGAAGATTCACTGCCGTCTCTTTTCAAGTACTGGGACATATGAAGACAATCCTTGTTCTAATCATGGGATTCTTCTTCTTTGGGAAGGAGGGTCTTAATCTCCAAGTTGTTCTTGGGATGATCATAGCTGTGGTTGGAATGATTTGGTATGGCAACGCGTCATCGAAGCCCGGCGGAAAGGAACGTAGGAGTCACTCCCTTCCTACCAGCAAAACAGAAACAAGATAG
- the LOC112751969 gene encoding uncharacterized protein, giving the protein MMESAETGECLWMVTNDYIFGIRVEKLEKLGKNDDRDWKSLLERDRFDFLLKLPESDTWDHFIFDGKLFLVYVKPVSGTKIYQISYVGGDTLGISDAVATGAIPPPPTSYHSLLANIKDEVYLVEHTVAPPSGRKRGLWVLRSGSSPPNWHSLAAPPTELASNYSIHGFVLNDKLFLHGGSEPGIAHVYHPQCDAWSAWIKQEGVFSLPHYDVFWPVSFLGDVGDRSVVLTWNLEGLPGPGVKYEIHALLVDNKDYCILRHQFLDELCEAIQPSFFDDMCSNLNLVDLGNSKVCVIIGGLAEGIPSLCILVVELGLLQEEQQQRFLSVRVLVNRVFHMKLHLSEDFFQLPSTSFLFSLRKGTSDIDRDAVKDHIGEKVPTLTSASLKAFSRKRSSGKDDPSTEGDKDNVVKVAQSKEISLKRRKVESAVVGLDKYLEVSQLKDKARELGMKDMTEALKPKEKESEVMEKIEALTLKVGELVENALKDAKNSKETMAFEMFRKGFDRAVSQIKALAPDVNVDDMDVSKIVVNGVLVDADIP; this is encoded by the exons ATGATGGAGTCGGCGGAAACAGGAGAATGCCTGTGGATGGTGACAAACGACTACATCTTTGGCATCCGCGTTGAGAAGTTAGAAAAATTGGGGAAGAATGACGATAGGGATTGGAAATCCCTTCTTGAGCGGGATCGGTTTGATTTCCTTTTGAAACTTCCAGAGTCCGACACGTGGGATCACTTTATCTTCGACGGGAAACTTTTCTTAGTCTATGTTAAACCCGTTTCTGGCACCAAGATCTACCAAATCTCCTATGTCGGCGGCGACACGTTGGGCATATCTGACGCAGTAGCGACGGGCGCAATCCCTCCGCCACCGACCAGCTACCACAGTTTACTTGCAAACATTAAAGATGAAGTTTACTTGGTGGAGCATACTGTGGCACCACCGTCAGGAAGAAAGAGGGGGTTATGGGTTTTACGTTCGGGTTCCAGTCCCCCGAACTGGCATTCCTTGGCCGCTCCTCCAACCGAACTCGCCTCTAATTATTCGATTCATGGTTTCGTGTTAAATGATAAACTTTTCTTGCATGGCGGATCCGAACCAGGAATTGCCCATGTCTACCACCCACAATGTGACGCATGGTCGGCATGGATTAAACAGGAGGGCGTATTTTCTCTTCCTCATTATGATGTTTTCTGGCCTGTGTCGTTCCTTGGAGATGTAGGCGATCGCAGTGTGGTGCTGACATGGAACCTGGAGGGTCTTCCCGGACCTGGTGTGAAATATGAGATACACGCTTTGCTGGTGGATAATAAAGATTATTGCATTCTTCGCCATCAATTCCTTGATGAGTTGTGTGAGGCGATCCAACCATCCTTCTTTGATGATATGTGCTCAAATCTCAACTTGGTTGACCTTGGCAACAGCAAAGTATGCGTTATTATCGGTGGTCTCGCAGAAGGCATTCCATCCCTTTGCATTTTAGTAGTTGAATTAGGGTTGCTACAAGAGGAGCAGCAGCAAAGGTTCTTATCTGTGCGTGTACTCGTGAATCGAGTCTTCCATATGAAGCTTCATCTCTCAGAGGACTTCTTTCAATTGCCCTCGACCTCCTTTCTTTTCTCGCTCAGAAAGGGAACGTCGGACATAGACAGGGATGCCGTGAAGGATCATATAG GTGAGAAAGTTCCCACCCTGACTTCGGCATCTCTGAAGGCCTTTTCCAGGAAGAGGTCATCCGGGAAGGACGACCCTTCGACAGAAGGTGATAAAGATAATGTGGTCAAGGTTGCTCAATCTAAGGAGATTAGTTTAAAGAGAAGAAAGGTAGAGTCAGCTGTTGTAGGTCTTGATAAGTACCTGGAGGTTTCTCAATTGAAGGATAAGGCTAGAGAATTGGGTATGAAGGACATGACCGAGGCTTTGAAGCCGAAGGAAAAAGAGTCAGAGGTAATGGAGAAGATTGAGGCATTAACTCTAAAGGTGGGTGAGCTGGTGGAGAATGCATTAAAGGATGCTAAAAATTCAAAGGAGACAATGGCTTTTGAGATGTTTCGGAAAGGGTTTGATCGTGCTGTAAGTCAAATTAAGGCTCTTGCGCCGGATGTTAATGTGGATGATATGGATGTATCCAAGATTGTGGTAAATGGAGTATTAGTGGATGCTGACATCCCGTAG
- the LOC112751972 gene encoding uncharacterized protein: MEKSKSYPEYSEFGFRERSNSYNFNGPCHKGSGFYAASDAEIKRKKRIKSYNVYAVERKLKTSVRNSFKWIKNKFGEW; encoded by the coding sequence ATGGAGAAAAGCAAGTCATACCCTGAATACTCTGAATTTGGATTCAGAGAGAGATCAAATTCCTACAACTTCAATGGGCCATGTCATAAGGGAAGTGGGTTTTATGCAGCAAGTGATGCAgagatcaagaggaagaagagaatcAAGTCATATAATGTTTATGCTGTGGAGAGGAAGCTTAAAACAAGTGTGAGGAACAGCTTCAAGTGGATCAAGAACAAGTTTGGTGAGTGGTAA
- the LOC112751973 gene encoding protein GIGANTEA isoform X1: MAGASERWIDRLQFSSLFWPPPLDEQQRKDQIAAYVEYFCQFTSEQFPDDIAELIRNRYPSKETLLFDDVLAVLVLHHPEHGHAVVLPIISCIIDGTLVYDKTSPPFASFISLVCPKSENEYSEQWALACGEILRILTHYNRPIYKTERIGASRSHGSTSDSVGKETGHNTLSQQERKPIRPLSPWITDILLAAPLGIRSDYFRWCSGVMGKYAAGGELKPPTSASSRGSGKHPQLMPSTPRWAVANGAGVILSVCDDEVARYETATLTAVAVPALLLPPPTTALDEHLVAGLPALEPYARLFHRYYAIATPSATQRLLLGLLEAPPSWAPDALDAAVQLVELLRAAEDFASGIRLPRNWMHFHFLRAIGTAMSMRAGVAADAAAALLFRILSQPALLFPPLRQVDGVEVQHEPMGGYISSYRKQIEALAAEATVDATAQGIASMLCAHGPEVEWRICTIWEAAYGLIPLNSSAVDLPEIVVASPLQPPILSWNLYIPLLKVLEYLPRGSPSEACLMKIFVATVEAILQRTFPMESTGEQNRKSRYHFGVGSASKNLAVAELRTMVHSLFLESCASVDLSSRLLFVVLTVCVSHEAQFNGSKKPRGEDNYSAEEIIEDLQAISESQKETKNRRKKKQGPVAAFDSYVLAAVCALACELQLFPLVPRGADNSVVNNVQDIAKPAKMQGSSDEFQTGIDSAIRHTHRILAILEALFSLKPSSVGTPWSYSSNEIVAAAMVAAHISELFRRSKACMHALSVLMRCKWDHEIHSRASSLYNLIDIHSKAVASIVNKAEPLGATLVHIPNCKDSLDIKRQNHCETSSSFDPRRTSISSSMDSAPSELRQKSENTSYQKESSGSTLGKGVASLPLDASDLANFLTTDRHIGFSCSTQIFLRSMLAEEQQFCFSVVSLLWHKLIASPETQPCAESTSAQQGWRQVVDALCNVVSASPTKAATAIVLQAERELQPWIAKDDDQGQKMWRVNQRIVKLIVELMRNHDSIESLVIVASASDLLLRATDGMLVDGEDCTLPQLKLLEATARALQPVLELGDTGLVVADGLSNLLKCRLPSTIRCLSNPSAHVRALSTSVLRDILHNGSVRSTANPPRKNGIHNQYFNLDVIDWHADIEKCLKWEAQSRISHGLSIEFLDLAAKELGCTISI, encoded by the exons GATCAAATTGCTgcttatgtagagtatttctgtcaatttacatcgGAACAATTTCCAGATGATATTGCTGAG TTGATCCGCAATCGTTATCCGTCTAAGGAAACACTCCTTTTTGATGATGTTTTAG CTGtacttgttcttcatcatccggAGCATGGGCATGCGGTTGTGCTTCCAATTATTTCATGTATTATAGATGGTACGCTAGTCTATGATAAGACTAGTCCTCCATTTGCTTCTTTCATATCTTTAGTCTGCCCAAAAAGTGAG AACGAATACTCAGAACAATGGGCTCTGGCATGTGGTGAAATTTTGCGTATCTTAACTCATTATAATCGCCCCATATACAAAACGGAAAGAATTGGTGCTAGCAGGAGCCATGGATCAACTAGTGATTCTGTTGGAAAGGAAACTGGTCATAATACATTGTCACAGCAAGAGAGGAAACCTATAAGGCCCTTGTCCCCTTGGATAACTGATATATTGCTGGCTGCGCCTTTAGGTATTAGAAGCGACTATTTCCGATG GTGCAGTGGTGTAATGGGGAAATATGCTGCCGGAGGTGAACTCAAGCCGCCTACAAGTG CTTCTTCCCGTGGTTCCGGGAAGCATCCTCAGCTCATGCCTTCGACTCCGAGATGGGCGGTTGCCAATGGTGCCGGTGTTATATTAAGTGTTTGTGATGATGAAGTTGCTCGCTATGAGACTGCTACTTTAACTGCTGTTGCTGTCCCTGCACTTCTACTTCCTCCACCTACTACAGCTTTGGATGAGCATCTTGTTGCTGGATTACCGGCACTAGAACCATATGCACGATTATTTCATAG ATATTATGCCATTGCCACTCCAAGTGCCACGCAAAGGCTTCTTCTTGGGCTCCTAGAAGCACCGCCGTCATGGGCTCCAGATGCACTAGATGCGGCTGTTCAACTTGTAGAGCTTCTTCGAGCTGCTGAAGATTTTGCTTCTGGAATAAGG CTTCCAAGGAATTGGATGCATTTTCATTTCTTGCGCGCCATAGGGACTGCAATGTCCATGAGAGCTGGTGTAGCTGCTGATGCTGCTGCGGCTTTGCTTTTCCGTATACTTTCACAGCCTGCATTACTTTTTCCGCCACTTCGGCAAGTTGACGGCGTGGAAGTTCAGCATGAACCGATGGGCGGATATATTTCTTCCTACAGAAAGCAG ATTGAAGCTCTTGCAGCTGAAGCTACAGTTGATGCTACGGCCCAAGGCATTGCATCAATGCTTTGTGCCCATGGTCCAGAGGTTGAATGGAGAATTTGCACCATTTGGGAAGCAGCTTATGGCCTTATTCCCTTGAATTCTTCGGCAGTTGATCTTCCAGAGATTGTGGTTGCATCCCCACTGCAACCTCCGATACTCTCATGGAATTTGTACATACCTCTACTTAAGGTTCTGGAGTATCTTCCCCGTGGAAGCCCTTCCGAAGCATGTCTCATGAAAATATTTGTTGCTACAGTTGAAGCTATTCTTCAGAGGACATTTCCAATGGAGTCCACTGGTGAACAAAACAGAAAAAGTAGGTACCATTTTGGTGTGGGGTCTGCCTCCAAGAACCTTGCAGTGGCTGAACTAAGGACTATGGTTCATTCGCTTTTCTTGGAATCATGCGCGTCGGTAGACCTTTCTTCGCGCCTATTATTTGTTGTGTTAACAGTTTGTGTTAGTCATGAAGCTCAATTCAATGGTAGCAAGAAGCCAAGAGGTGAAGATAATTATTCAGCTGAGGAAATCATTGAGGATTTACAAGCAATATCTGAAAGtcagaaagaaacaaagaataggAGAAAGAAGAAGCAAGGTCCGGTGGCGGCTTTTGATTCTTATGTTCTGGCTGCAGTTTGTGCTCTTGCCTGTGAGCTTCAGTTGTTCCCCTTGGTTCCACGTGGGGCCGACAATTCGGTTGTAAATAATGTGCAAGATATAGCCAAGCCGGCGAAAATGCAGGGATCTTCTGATGAGTTTCAGACCGGCATAGATTCGGCCATACGGCATACTCACAGAATTTTAGCAATTCTAGAGGCCTTATTTTCATTGAAGCCATCTTCTGTTGGCACCCCTTGGAGTTACAGCTCCAATGAAATAGTTGCGGCGGCAATGGTTGCTGCACATATTTCTGAGCTATTTAGAAGGTCAAAAGCCTGCATGCATGCTCTTTCCGTTTTGATGCGTTGCAAATGGGACCATGAAATTCACTCCCGGGCATCATCATTGTATAATCTCATAGATATTCACAGCAAAGCCGTCGCGTCGATAGTTAACAAGGCAGAGCCATTGGGAGCAACCTTAGTTCATATTCCTAATTGTAAAGATTCACTTGATATTAAGAGGCAAAATCATTGCGAAACTAGTAGCTCCTTTGATCCGCGGAGGACATctatatcctcttcaatggatTCAGCTCCTTCAGAACTTCGACAAAAATCCGAGAATACATCATATCAAAAAGAATCATCAGGATCTACCTTGGGAAAAGGTGTTGCAAGTTTGCCATTAGATGCTTCTGACCTTGCCAACTTTCTTACAACGGACAGGCATATAGGATTCAGTTGCAGTACACAAATTTTTCTGAGATCCATGTTGGCAGAGGAACAACAATTTTGTTTCTCTGTGGTGTCACTACTATGGCACAAGTTGATTGCATCTCCCGAGACTCAACCTTGCGCCGAAAGCACTTCTGCTCAACAGGGGTGGAGACAG GTGGTTGATGCATTATGTAATGTTGTATCGGCATCTCCAACGAAAGCGGCTACAGCAATAGTTCTTCAG GCGGAGAGGGAATTGCAGCCGTGGATTGCGAAAGATGATGATCAAGGTCAGAAGATGTGGAGAGTTAATCAGCGAATTGTAAAGTTGATAGTGGAACTCATGAGGAACCATGACAGCATAGAATCCTTGGTGATTGTGGCGAGTGCATCGGATTTACTGCTACGAGCCACAGATGGGATGCTGGTAGATGGAGAAGATTGCACATTACCACAATTGAAG CTATTGGAAGCAACAGCTAGAGCATTGCAGCCAGTGCTCGAGTTAGGAGACACCGGATTGGTGGTGGCTGATGGCCTTTCAAACCTGTTAAAG TGTCGCTTACCGTCTACAATCAGATGCCTGTCTAATCCAAGTGCACATGTCCGCGCTTTGAGCACGTCGGTTCTTCGCGACATCTTGCACAACGGCTCAGTCAGATCAACTGCTAACCCTCCAAGGAAAAATGGCATCCACAATCAGTACTTCAACTTAGATGTCATTGACTGGCATGCTGACATAGAAAAATGCTTGAAATGGGAAGCTCAGAGTCGAATTTCACATGGATTGTCTATTGAGTTCCTTGATCTTGCTGCAAAAGAACTTGGATGTACCATTTCCATATGA